TCTGGCTGTCGATCGCCGCCGTGGTCTACGTGACGTACGCGCGCACCCACTCGCGGCTGCGCTGAGCACGACCGGCGGGCCCGCCTCGCCGGGCGACGCTGACCCCCGGGCGGCCGCAGACGGACACGCCGGGCCCGACACTCCGGGGCGGTCTTGACGGATGACTGTGGTGCAGCTCACAGTGGTCGCGGGGCGGGAGAGCCGGCAATCGAGTGGCTATCCACTGCTGGATAGACCGACCAACGCGGCCAGACCGTCAGGCCCGGTCTCCCGCCCCCACATCGTCGCACCGCGCGGCCCCGCCCATCCTGGACGGGGCCGCTGCTTCGCGTCACGCCATCGCGGGTTCGGCGTCCACCAGGCCTGACCGGATCTGCTCGCGCAGCTCCGGAGTGTTCTCGTGGCCGTGCTTGTCGACGGCGTGGGCGACGGCGGCGTCCAGCACCTCCTCCTCCTCGCCGGCGATGGTGAGGGTGCAGCCGATCTCGCTGGGCATCGATCGGCAGTCGACCATCTTGCGGGTCATCTGCGTGCCTTTCCGTGCGGGCCGGGCGCGATCCGTCCGGAACCCGGCCGGGGTGCCGCCGCTGCTGGGCGGCAGTGGAGCGGCTCATCGCCGTGCTCGGTGTTTCGCGCAGGCATCCCTACCTCCTCGGTGGAGAGTGAGCCCTCGTCGAGGCGCGGCCGCAGGAGCGGCTTACTGGCACCCGAGCCAGGCGTCAAGAGGCGGAGGACGTGCAGACCGCGATCGACGGCTCACGGACGACGAGTCGGATACCCGACGTGGCTGCACGCCTGCTGCAGGTCCGCGGCAACAGCGGCTCCAGCTACGACGAGGGAGTCCGCAGCACACGGGCCGCGCCGCTCAGTCCCTCGCCGATTCCCCGGACGACGTCGGTGTGGCGTCCGGATCCGCCGAAGGTTCCGGCTGGTCGGTACCCCGGTCCGCGTCGGCTCCGTCACCGACTCTCTCCGGTGAGTCGGGCGCGGGCTCCGGCGTCGGTTCGGGCTCCGGCTCGGGCGTCGGTTCGGGCTCCGGCGTCGGTTCGGGCTCCGGCGTCGGTTCGGGCTCCGGCGTCGGTTCGGGCTCCGGCCTCGGTTCGGGCTCCGGCGTCGGTTCGGGCTCCGGCTCGGGCTCGGGCTCGGGCTCGGGCTCGGGCTCGGGCTCCCGCTGCGGCTCGGGCTCGGGCTCGGGCTCGGGCTCCCGCTCCCGCTGTGGCTCGGGCTCGGGCTCGGGCTCGGGCTCGGGCTCGGGCTCGGGCTCGGGCTCAGGGTCCGGCGCAGGCTCGGGCGCCGGAGCAGGCGGCGGCGGCGGCGGCGGCGGCGCAGGCTCAGGCGTCGGAGCAGGCGGTGTCGGTGGCGGCGGCGGCGGTGGCGGCGGTGGCGGTGGTGGCGGCGGCGGCGTCCACGCCGCCCCGTTGCTGACGAGCACACGGACGGGGGTGTCGGTGCGAATCGGCGTCCCCGCTCCTGGCTCGAGACCCAGGACGACCCCCGGGCGGCGTCCGCTGTCGACCGGCACCACCGTGCCGGTCAGGCCAGCAGCCGCCAGCAGGCCGAGGCATCGGACGTCGCCCGCGCCGGCGCAGCCGGCCGGGATGGTGCGCAGGTCACCGGCGACGTACTGCGGGTCGGCGGGTGGGAAGGGCACGGGCGGGCGGGCGCTCAGCACGGGCGCCAGCGCGTCGTGCCAGATGGCGGCGGCCTTTCCGCCGCCGAAGCCACCCACGTCGCGGTTGGCGACCGGGTCGTAGACCATCACGCTGGCCGCGATCTGCGGGGTGTAGCCGACGAACGTGATCGAGTAGTTGTCCTGGGTGGTCCCCGTCTTCCCGGCGATCTGGTGACCCGGGACGTAGGCGCGCCGCCCGGTCTGACCGGGGTGGCCCGGCTCCACGTCCTTGCGCAGCGCCTGGTTGAGCGTGTGCGCGATCCCCGGCGCGACCACCTCCGGCGTGCACCGCTCGGCCTGGCCCACCGGCACGCCGTGCTCGTCCACGAGCGGCTGGCCGTTCCGGTCGAGGATCCGCGACACCGGCGTCGGCGCGCAGTGCGTGCCGCTGGCGGCCAGCGTCGCGTAGGAGTTGGCCAGCGCGAGCGGGCTGGTGGCCTCGGCGCCGAAGGTGAACGATCCCCGGTTCTCCGCGATGATCTGGTCGGCCACCGGGTCCAGAGAGGTGAGACCGAGGCGCTGAGCCATGCGGACCGGCCCCTCGACGCTGCCGAGCTGGTCCTCCAGCGCGAGGAAATAGGTGTTGGACGACATGTAGAGCGCCTGCTCCATGTCCAGCCTGCGCGGGAAACGGCCGGCGTTCTCGACGTCGTAGAACCCGTCGCCGTCCCGGTAGACGTCGGAGACGTAGGGATCGGACGTGGTGATCCGGTGCTCCAACCCGAACCCCGCCTCCAGCGCCGCAGCGGCGGTGAACACCTTGTAGGCGGACCCGGCGCCCTGGCCCGCCGCGAGGTTGAGGTTCACCGTCGTCTGCGCGGGGTCGGTCTCGTCGAGCCCGTAGACCCGGTTCACCGACATCGCCAGCACCCGGCCGGTACCCGGCTCGATCGCGGTGTAGATGCCGGCCCGCGGGTCCCCCATGGCCAGCGTCGCCAGCACGGCGGCGTCTCCGGCCTGCTGCATCGCGGGAGCGAGGGTCGTCTCGATGGTCAGGCCGGCACCCTCGAGCTGCCCCGTGGTCAGCCCGAGGGTGCCGGTCAGGTGGCTGAGCACGTAGTCGCAGAAGAACGACCCGATGAGGGCCTCGGCGCAGCCCCGCGGCGGCCCCTGCCCCGGCGTCAGCACCACCGGCGCGCGCCGGGCCTCGTCGGCGGCAGCCCGGTCGATCATGCCGAGCTCCAGCATCCGGCCCAGGACGACGTCACGGCGCTCGGTCGCCCGGTCGAGGGCGACGAAGGGGTCGTAGCGCGTCGGGCTC
The DNA window shown above is from Blastococcus colisei and carries:
- a CDS encoding DUF1059 domain-containing protein; translation: MTRKMVDCRSMPSEIGCTLTIAGEEEEVLDAAVAHAVDKHGHENTPELREQIRSGLVDAEPAMA
- a CDS encoding transglycosylase domain-containing protein, which gives rise to MPPRPPADGLPLPGVESGAAPTRRRPGAVVRLGLAVLAAGALVAGLAMPVLGGVATATDYVDDLLSPVEAELIFRTPPGNTRILAADGSLITELYRRNRTVVPSEAIAPVVKDAIVAIEDARFFDHEGVDGKGLGRALVRNVVAGEVVEGGSTLTQQLVKQIRLQTAQGTDEREAAIEQTLGRKLREAQIALGLEQNYTKDEILTRYLNRVYFGAGAYGVHAAAETYFDVTPDALTLAQAATLAGLVQSPTRYDPFVALDRATERRDVVLGRMLELGMIDRAAADEARRAPVVLTPGQGPPRGCAEALIGSFFCDYVLSHLTGTLGLTTGQLEGAGLTIETTLAPAMQQAGDAAVLATLAMGDPRAGIYTAIEPGTGRVLAMSVNRVYGLDETDPAQTTVNLNLAAGQGAGSAYKVFTAAAALEAGFGLEHRITTSDPYVSDVYRDGDGFYDVENAGRFPRRLDMEQALYMSSNTYFLALEDQLGSVEGPVRMAQRLGLTSLDPVADQIIAENRGSFTFGAEATSPLALANSYATLAASGTHCAPTPVSRILDRNGQPLVDEHGVPVGQAERCTPEVVAPGIAHTLNQALRKDVEPGHPGQTGRRAYVPGHQIAGKTGTTQDNYSITFVGYTPQIAASVMVYDPVANRDVGGFGGGKAAAIWHDALAPVLSARPPVPFPPADPQYVAGDLRTIPAGCAGAGDVRCLGLLAAAGLTGTVVPVDSGRRPGVVLGLEPGAGTPIRTDTPVRVLVSNGAAWTPPPPPPPPPPPPPPPPTPPAPTPEPAPPPPPPPPAPAPEPAPDPEPEPEPEPEPEPEPEPEPQREREPEPEPEPEPQREPEPEPEPEPEPEPEPEPTPEPEPRPEPEPTPEPEPTPEPEPTPEPEPTPEPEPEPTPEPAPDSPERVGDGADADRGTDQPEPSADPDATPTSSGESARD